GGCGTTCCGGTCCGGCGGACCGCGCTGCTGCGCCTGGAGGACCTGGCGCCCGGAGCGACGCACTGCGACGAGTTGTACTCGCTGATCGAATCCCTCGCCGCCGAGGGGATTCCATTCGCGTTCGATCTGACGCCCTTTTTCGTGGACCCGATCGGTGTGTTGTATCCGCCGGGCACCGTGAAGCGCTTTCCGGACGATCCGGAGTTGGTCGATCTGGTCAACGCCATGCTGAAGAACGGCGGCACGATGGTCATGCACGGCGTTACGCACCAGCACGACAACGGCGTGTCGTTGAACGATTGGGAATTCGTGCAGGGCGCCGGCAACGAGCCGTTGCCCGGCGATTCGGCGGCGTGGGCGCGGGGGCGGGTCGAAAGCGGGCTGGCCGAGTTCGCCGCACAGGGTTGGCGGCCGCTGATCTGGGAAACGCCGCATTACGGCGCCTCGCACGGCGATTACCGCGTTTTCGCCGAATACTTCGCCTGGGATTTCGAGCAGCCGCTGATCTTTCCGCTGTCGGTCGATGCGCCCGCGAGTTTCGGCGTCGCCTACTCGCCGCCGAGCCAGGTGTTTCCCTACGTTTCCCCGGTCGGTTCCAACGGCATGGGCTTCATTCCCGAGAATCTGGGCTACATCAATCCGGCCGTGCCGGGCCAGCGCCCCGCCGACCTGCTGGAAAGAGCGCGCCGGCTGACGATCGTGCGCGACGCCACGGCGTGCTTTTACGCGCACAACGGCCTGGTGAATCCGGACGACGTCTGGGAGGTCATCGACGGGCTGCGCGAGCAGGGCTACGAATTTGTGAGCATCGCGGAATTGATCGGCGACGATGACGACGACGACAATAACGACAATGACAACGACGATAACGACAATAACGACAACGACAATGATGACAACGATGATGTCAGCCCGACGCCGGCGCCCGGTGACGATGACGACGACGGCGGCGGTTCGGGCGGGTGCTTTTAATTAATTCACGGCGCTTCCGGCCTACTTCATGTCCCCGTGATATTCCTGGAGGCTGCGCACCCCGAGGGTCTTGCTCTTCACCGCCATGATGCCGCGCACGGCGGCCGACGCGCCGGAGAGAGTGGTGATGTACGGCACGTTGTGCTGGATGGCGACGCGGCCGATCTCGTACTCGTGGCTGCGCGATTCCTTGCCCAGCGGCGTGTTGATCACCATGACGATCTGCTTCTTGATGATCAGGCTCAGCGAGTTGGGCTCGCCGCGGCCGACCTTGTGCACGCTCTCGGCGCGGATGCCGCAGGCCAGCAGCGCCCGGTAGGTGCCCTCGGTGGCGTAAATGCCGAAGCCCAGTTCGAGCAGATCGCGGGCGATCGGGATGACGCGCAGCTTGTCGTAGTCGTTGACGCTGATGAAGACGTTGCCCTCGGTCGGCAGGCTGCCGCCGGCGGCGATCTGCGACTTGGCGAAGGCGTTGCCGAAACTGTGTGAAATGCCCATCACCTCGCCGGTCGAGCGCATCTCCGGCCCGAGGAACACGCTGGCGTTGGCGAATTTGTTGAACG
This DNA window, taken from Myxococcales bacterium, encodes the following:
- a CDS encoding DUF2334 domain-containing protein, with protein sequence MKAKRVSLLFPILLGILAFSATSRAATVIYYDRQTNGMGVTLANMIYNLAGHFDTDLTERDVAGYQAGDLSAFDRAIYLGTVYRPLPPAFLAAVAQGERPVFWIGGSIDQLTDLPGVADQLGFRYRDYTLGAGFDRIRYKDRWLIRRQLFDFYQLEFTDDAEVYAVVADDGVPPATYPYFLRGANVWYWADIPFFSQLADDRYFVFADALHEFFGPGVPVRRTALLRLEDLAPGATHCDELYSLIESLAAEGIPFAFDLTPFFVDPIGVLYPPGTVKRFPDDPELVDLVNAMLKNGGTMVMHGVTHQHDNGVSLNDWEFVQGAGNEPLPGDSAAWARGRVESGLAEFAAQGWRPLIWETPHYGASHGDYRVFAEYFAWDFEQPLIFPLSVDAPASFGVAYSPPSQVFPYVSPVGSNGMGFIPENLGYINPAVPGQRPADLLERARRLTIVRDATACFYAHNGLVNPDDVWEVIDGLREQGYEFVSIAELIGDDDDDDNNDNDNDDNDNNDNDNDDNDDVSPTPAPGDDDDDGGGSGGCF